A single window of Gemmatimonadaceae bacterium DNA harbors:
- a CDS encoding peptidase dimerization domain-containing protein, with the protein MPFAPALSRWTRRAGLAASLAALPATPLALPAQAAAQPATAAADPRLEKLKAEALQMVEARSKQVQEIVDMLFSFQELGFQEFETQKYITTLLAKEGFTIEKGVAGMPSAWTAKWSYGTGKPEISLGSDVDGIPQASNKPGVGYKDPMITGGPGHGEGHNSGQAVNIVAAIVVKQLMMRDKINGTILLWPGIAEEQMAGKAFLVRAGIFKNTDVTLFTHVGNDLGVSYGPSGSSALISAEFKFRGESAHAAGAPWSGRSALDAAMLMGTGWEYRREHLRLAQRSHYVIKDGGDQPNVVPSTASIWFYFREEDYPRTMALFEIGKQIAAGAAMMTNTKLDTVNILGSGWSGHFSKPIAEAMHANIQVVGMPKWDDKDQTIAKGIQAELGNPAFGLANDVNKQLRGGDTRAFTGGGSDDIGDVSWNVPTVTLRYPSNIPGLPGHNWANAISMATPIAHKGALAGAKVQAMTMLDIFLTPKVVADAWDYFKNVQTKDVKYQPFIRPSDMPPTYLNAEIMARFREQQKKFYYDPTKYKTYLEQLGIEYPTVRPQVTKPKGNNN; encoded by the coding sequence GTGCCCTTTGCCCCTGCCCTTTCCCGCTGGACCCGCCGTGCGGGTCTCGCCGCCTCCCTCGCGGCGCTTCCCGCCACCCCGCTCGCCCTCCCGGCGCAGGCCGCGGCCCAGCCAGCAACAGCCGCCGCCGATCCGCGCCTCGAGAAGCTGAAGGCCGAAGCGCTGCAGATGGTGGAGGCGCGCTCCAAGCAGGTGCAGGAAATCGTGGACATGCTCTTCTCCTTCCAGGAACTCGGCTTCCAGGAATTCGAGACGCAGAAGTACATCACCACGCTGCTGGCCAAGGAAGGGTTCACGATCGAGAAGGGCGTCGCCGGCATGCCGAGCGCGTGGACGGCGAAGTGGAGCTACGGGACCGGCAAGCCGGAGATCTCGCTGGGCTCGGACGTGGACGGCATCCCGCAGGCCAGCAACAAGCCGGGCGTGGGCTACAAGGATCCGATGATCACCGGCGGCCCGGGGCATGGCGAAGGGCACAACTCCGGGCAGGCCGTGAACATCGTGGCCGCGATTGTCGTGAAGCAGCTCATGATGCGCGACAAGATCAACGGCACAATCCTGCTCTGGCCGGGCATCGCCGAAGAGCAGATGGCCGGCAAGGCGTTCCTCGTGCGCGCGGGCATCTTCAAGAACACCGACGTGACGCTCTTCACGCACGTCGGCAATGATCTGGGCGTGTCGTACGGCCCGAGCGGCTCGAGCGCGCTGATCTCGGCTGAATTCAAGTTCCGTGGCGAAAGCGCGCACGCCGCCGGGGCGCCATGGAGCGGCCGCTCGGCGCTCGACGCCGCGATGCTCATGGGCACGGGCTGGGAATATCGCCGTGAGCACCTGCGCCTCGCGCAGCGCTCGCACTATGTCATCAAGGACGGCGGCGACCAGCCGAACGTGGTGCCCAGCACGGCGAGCATCTGGTTCTACTTCCGCGAGGAAGACTACCCGCGCACGATGGCGCTCTTCGAGATCGGCAAGCAGATCGCGGCCGGCGCGGCCATGATGACGAACACCAAGCTCGACACGGTGAACATTCTGGGCAGCGGCTGGAGCGGCCATTTCAGCAAGCCGATCGCCGAAGCGATGCACGCCAACATCCAGGTGGTGGGCATGCCCAAGTGGGACGACAAGGACCAGACGATCGCCAAGGGCATTCAGGCCGAACTCGGCAATCCGGCGTTCGGGTTGGCGAACGATGTGAACAAGCAGCTCCGCGGTGGCGATACCCGTGCCTTCACGGGCGGTGGCTCGGACGACATCGGCGACGTGTCGTGGAATGTGCCGACGGTGACGCTGCGCTATCCGTCGAACATTCCGGGGCTGCCGGGGCACAACTGGGCGAACGCCATATCGATGGCCACGCCGATCGCCCACAAGGGCGCGCTCGCTGGGGCGAAGGTGCAGGCGATGACGATGCTCGACATCTTCCTGACGCCCAAGGTCGTGGCGGACGCGTGGGATTACTTCAAAAACGTCCAGACGAAGGACGTGAAGTACCAGCCATTCATCCGGCCCTCGGACATGCCGCCCACGTATCTGAACGCCGAGATCATGGCGCGCTTCCGCGAGCAGCAGAAGAAGTTCTACTACGATCCGACGAAGTATAAGACGTACCTGGAGCAGCTCGGGATCGAGTACCCGACGGTGCGGCCGCAGGTGACGAAGCCGAAGGGGAACAACAATTAA
- a CDS encoding amidohydrolase: MKTLRHSLATLLLAAAPFAAQQSPFDPALAAEIDKRTAAIADKITAWRHDIHQHPELGYQEKRTAALVAAHLKSLGLEVQENVGGIPGVIGILKGGKPGPTVALRADMDALPVAEQVDVPFKSTVRTVYNGVETGIMHACGHDMHTAMLMGTAEVLAGMKAKIPGTVKFMFQPAEEVPPNGGAKAMIESGAMNGVDGVFGLHVGPGPSGTLSYRSGSITAAADSWKIIVRGKQGHGAMPSNAVDPIVASAEIVSALQTIVSRSLDLTAGPAVVTVGAIHGGLRENIIPDSVWMIGTIRTFDAKSRQVIGEKMKLIAQKIAEANGATAEVHVDLGYSSTNNNVAMVSRFSPALKRVANGKAFESKGPSMAGEDFSRFADKAPGFFFNLAVTPPNVDLFNVASNHSPLFQGDDAALPVGTRALANVALEFLTSGGIPKTP, translated from the coding sequence ATGAAGACGCTCAGACACTCCCTCGCCACGCTCCTGCTCGCGGCGGCGCCCTTCGCCGCCCAGCAATCCCCGTTCGATCCCGCGCTCGCCGCCGAGATCGACAAACGCACCGCCGCGATTGCCGACAAGATCACGGCCTGGCGGCACGACATTCACCAGCACCCCGAACTCGGCTACCAGGAGAAGCGCACCGCGGCGCTCGTCGCGGCGCATCTCAAGTCGCTCGGGCTCGAGGTGCAGGAGAATGTCGGCGGCATTCCTGGGGTGATTGGCATCCTCAAGGGGGGCAAGCCGGGGCCGACCGTGGCGCTGCGTGCCGACATGGATGCGCTGCCGGTCGCCGAGCAGGTGGATGTGCCGTTCAAGAGCACGGTGCGCACCGTCTACAACGGCGTCGAGACCGGGATCATGCACGCCTGCGGCCATGACATGCACACGGCCATGCTCATGGGCACGGCCGAAGTGCTCGCCGGCATGAAGGCCAAGATCCCGGGCACGGTGAAGTTCATGTTCCAGCCCGCCGAGGAAGTGCCGCCCAATGGTGGGGCGAAGGCGATGATCGAGTCCGGGGCGATGAACGGCGTGGACGGCGTGTTCGGCCTGCACGTGGGGCCGGGCCCGAGCGGCACGCTGTCGTATCGCAGCGGGTCGATCACCGCCGCCGCCGACAGCTGGAAGATCATCGTGCGCGGCAAGCAGGGGCATGGCGCGATGCCGTCGAACGCGGTGGACCCGATCGTCGCCAGCGCGGAGATTGTGAGTGCGCTTCAGACGATCGTGTCGCGCTCGCTCGATCTCACAGCAGGTCCGGCGGTCGTCACGGTGGGCGCCATTCACGGCGGCCTGCGCGAGAACATCATCCCCGACTCGGTGTGGATGATCGGTACCATCCGCACCTTCGACGCCAAGTCGCGGCAGGTGATCGGCGAAAAGATGAAGCTCATCGCGCAGAAGATCGCCGAAGCGAACGGCGCGACCGCGGAAGTGCACGTGGACCTGGGCTACAGCAGCACGAACAACAACGTGGCGATGGTCTCGCGGTTTTCGCCGGCGCTCAAGCGCGTGGCGAACGGCAAGGCGTTCGAGTCCAAGGGGCCGAGCATGGCCGGTGAGGATTTCTCGCGCTTCGCCGACAAGGCACCGGGGTTCTTCTTCAACCTGGCCGTGACGCCGCCGAACGTGGATCTGTTCAACGTGGCGTCGAACCACTCGCCGCTCTTCCAGGGCGATGATGCGGCGCTGCCGGTTGGCACGCGCGCGCTGGCCAACGTGGCGCTGGAGTTCCTGACGAGTGGCGGGATTCCGAAGACGCCCTGA
- a CDS encoding aminotransferase class V-fold PLP-dependent enzyme — protein MTTSRRDFVKDAALLGCAAISLPSVAGAAPADHAPREPMPLAPLDGPLDAVARDEAYWAKVAEQYAVTKEVINLEAGYFGLMAAPVLKAYHAHLDRVNRENSYFARRAYPAMFIAARQAVAEFVGAKPEELQLARGATEALQALIVQYKGVGAGDTVMYADLDYNAMQWAMNALAAERGAKVATLNIPEPASEAAVLEAYTRALDANPRTKLLLLTHCNNKTGLIIPVKQIAALAKARGADVVVDAAHSFGQVPLTMDDLGADFVGLNLHKWIGAPVGAGAMYIRSGRLDAIDRMHADEAFPLSNIGSRLHTGTTNFATVMAIPDAIAFQRSIGIPQKAARLRYLRDRWVHAVRDVAGVQVLTPEEPGLCGAITGFRLHGRGDKAANDALAKTLLDEFHIFTFQRTGLAKGDCVRVTPTLFNTPADLDKLSVAIKTIAARG, from the coding sequence ATGACGACCTCCCGCCGAGACTTCGTGAAGGATGCCGCGCTGTTGGGATGTGCGGCCATCAGCCTGCCATCCGTGGCCGGGGCGGCCCCCGCCGACCACGCGCCGCGTGAACCGATGCCGCTCGCGCCGCTTGATGGCCCGCTCGACGCGGTCGCCCGCGACGAGGCCTACTGGGCGAAGGTGGCCGAGCAGTATGCGGTGACGAAGGAGGTCATCAACCTCGAAGCCGGCTATTTCGGGCTGATGGCCGCGCCGGTGCTCAAGGCGTACCACGCGCATCTCGACCGGGTGAACCGCGAGAACTCGTACTTCGCCCGGCGCGCGTACCCGGCGATGTTCATCGCCGCTCGTCAGGCGGTTGCCGAGTTCGTGGGCGCCAAGCCCGAGGAACTGCAGCTCGCTCGCGGGGCCACCGAGGCGCTGCAGGCGCTCATCGTGCAGTACAAGGGCGTCGGGGCCGGTGACACGGTGATGTACGCCGACCTCGATTACAACGCGATGCAGTGGGCCATGAACGCGCTCGCGGCCGAGCGCGGGGCGAAGGTGGCCACCCTCAACATCCCGGAGCCGGCCTCCGAAGCGGCCGTGCTCGAGGCGTATACCAGAGCACTCGACGCGAACCCCCGCACCAAGCTGCTGCTGCTCACGCACTGCAACAACAAGACGGGGCTGATCATCCCCGTGAAGCAGATCGCCGCGTTGGCGAAGGCGCGTGGGGCCGATGTCGTGGTGGATGCGGCGCACTCGTTCGGGCAGGTGCCGCTCACGATGGATGACCTCGGCGCCGACTTTGTGGGGCTCAACCTGCACAAGTGGATCGGGGCCCCGGTGGGCGCCGGCGCGATGTACATCCGGAGCGGCCGCCTCGACGCCATCGATCGCATGCACGCCGATGAGGCGTTCCCGCTCTCGAATATCGGCAGCCGCCTGCACACGGGCACCACCAACTTTGCCACGGTGATGGCGATCCCGGATGCCATCGCCTTTCAGCGTTCCATCGGCATTCCGCAGAAAGCGGCGCGCCTCCGCTACCTGCGCGATCGCTGGGTGCACGCGGTGCGCGACGTGGCCGGCGTGCAGGTGCTCACCCCCGAGGAGCCAGGGCTCTGCGGGGCGATCACGGGCTTCCGCCTCCACGGCCGCGGGGACAAGGCGGCCAATGACGCGCTCGCCAAGACGCTACTCGACGAGTTCCACATCTTCACCTTCCAGCGCACCGGCCTCGCCAAGGGCGACTGTGTGCGCGTGACGCCCACGCTGTTCAATACGCCGGCGGATCTCGACAAGCTTTCTGTCGCCATCAAAACCATCGCTGCGCGTGGGTAG
- a CDS encoding amino acid decarboxylase gives MADPTPSRDSAPFLGDLPADDFRAAAHAAVDWIADYLEHPQQYPVRSRVQPGDVREALPASPPTRGEPLDAMLRDFHSTVLPGITHWNHPGFMAYFANSASYPGILGELLAAALNANGMLWVTSPAVTELEQVAVDWLRQLMGLGEGWFGQITDTASVSTFYALAAARERAGLDVRAQGMAGRADMPVLRVYASEHVHSSIDKAVIALGLGHDNLVKVPADAQFRMRADALEQAIADDVARGYRPIAIVPCVGTTSVTSIDPVPDVVRIARRYDCWVHVDAAYGGPAAIVPELRYLLDGVDGADSLVVNPHKWLFTPMDCSVLYTKHPDALKQAFALLPEYLVTKTQDSAVNLMDYGIQLGRRFRSLKLWMVLRAYGADGLAERIRFHCELAREFAGMVHFEQGGWELTAPVTLSLVCFRYAPAGWREEQIAAVNAQIMERVNASGDAYLSHTKIAGRYTLRLAIGNIRTDRVHITRAWAALREAAAAVDPQPTT, from the coding sequence ATGGCCGATCCGACCCCTTCGCGTGACAGTGCCCCCTTTCTGGGCGATCTCCCCGCCGATGACTTCCGCGCCGCCGCCCACGCGGCGGTCGACTGGATCGCTGACTATCTCGAGCATCCGCAGCAGTATCCCGTGCGGAGCCGCGTGCAGCCTGGCGATGTGCGAGAGGCGCTGCCCGCGTCGCCGCCGACGCGCGGGGAACCGCTCGATGCGATGCTGCGCGACTTCCACAGCACCGTCCTCCCCGGCATCACCCACTGGAATCATCCCGGGTTCATGGCGTACTTCGCGAACAGCGCGTCGTACCCGGGCATTCTGGGGGAGCTGCTGGCCGCCGCGTTGAATGCGAACGGCATGCTCTGGGTCACCAGCCCGGCGGTGACGGAACTCGAGCAGGTGGCCGTGGACTGGCTGCGCCAGCTCATGGGGCTGGGCGAGGGGTGGTTCGGCCAGATCACCGACACCGCCAGCGTGTCCACGTTCTATGCGCTCGCGGCGGCGCGTGAACGCGCGGGGCTGGATGTCCGCGCGCAGGGGATGGCCGGTCGCGCCGACATGCCGGTGCTGCGCGTGTACGCGAGCGAGCATGTGCACTCGAGCATCGACAAGGCGGTCATTGCCCTCGGGCTCGGCCACGACAATCTCGTGAAGGTGCCGGCCGACGCGCAGTTCCGCATGCGCGCCGACGCGCTGGAGCAGGCGATCGCCGACGACGTGGCGCGCGGATATCGACCGATCGCGATCGTGCCCTGCGTTGGCACGACGAGCGTCACCAGTATCGATCCGGTGCCTGACGTGGTCCGCATCGCCCGTCGCTACGACTGCTGGGTGCATGTGGACGCCGCCTATGGCGGACCGGCGGCGATCGTCCCCGAACTGCGCTATCTGCTCGACGGCGTGGACGGTGCCGACTCGCTGGTGGTGAATCCGCACAAATGGCTGTTCACTCCCATGGATTGCTCGGTGCTGTATACCAAGCATCCCGACGCGCTCAAGCAAGCCTTTGCGCTGCTGCCGGAGTATCTCGTCACGAAGACGCAGGATTCGGCGGTCAACCTGATGGATTACGGCATTCAGCTCGGGCGCCGCTTCCGGTCCCTCAAGCTGTGGATGGTGTTGCGCGCGTATGGCGCCGACGGACTCGCCGAACGCATTCGCTTTCACTGCGAGCTGGCGCGCGAGTTCGCGGGCATGGTGCACTTCGAACAGGGCGGCTGGGAGCTCACCGCTCCCGTGACGCTCTCGCTGGTGTGCTTCCGCTATGCGCCGGCCGGCTGGCGTGAGGAGCAGATTGCCGCCGTGAACGCGCAGATCATGGAGCGCGTGAACGCCAGCGGTGACGCTTATCTGTCGCACACGAAGATCGCCGGGCGCTACACCCTCCGCCTCGCGATCGGCAACATTCGCACCGACCGGGTGCATATCACCCGCGCGTGGGCAGCCCTGCGAGAAGCCGCAGCCGCCGTCGACCCACAACCCACGACCTAA
- a CDS encoding DedA family protein produces the protein MRPPFLPLALLADAASWLAALSDAPWTYVVLGATAIVTEELGPIFGGIAAHEGELQISRVIVAITLGGWIAGALLYALGRLKWEAIRRRFPKARATGTVALRVVRNNQLKASFFVRFAFGLRIVLPMACGAARVPLYIYLPVSLVGSAIWTAVFTGVGYAAGEAAVQAMGHFGRVGEVIGAIAVTTAVIAFFKWDRRRRERKALRKTRPHRVPETQDQEPETQN, from the coding sequence ATGCGACCGCCGTTCCTGCCTCTCGCCCTGCTCGCCGACGCCGCATCGTGGTTGGCCGCGCTCTCCGACGCCCCGTGGACGTACGTGGTGCTCGGGGCCACGGCGATCGTGACGGAGGAACTCGGCCCCATCTTCGGCGGCATCGCCGCCCACGAAGGGGAGTTGCAGATCAGCCGGGTCATCGTGGCCATCACCCTTGGCGGGTGGATCGCGGGCGCGTTGCTCTACGCGCTCGGGCGCCTCAAGTGGGAGGCGATCCGGCGCCGTTTCCCCAAGGCACGCGCCACGGGCACCGTGGCCCTACGGGTCGTCCGCAACAACCAACTGAAGGCGTCGTTCTTCGTACGCTTCGCCTTCGGGTTGCGGATCGTGCTGCCGATGGCCTGCGGTGCCGCGCGGGTCCCGTTGTACATCTACCTGCCGGTGTCGCTCGTCGGTTCCGCTATCTGGACAGCGGTATTCACCGGTGTGGGCTACGCGGCCGGTGAAGCCGCCGTGCAGGCGATGGGGCACTTCGGGCGCGTGGGCGAGGTCATCGGCGCGATCGCCGTGACCACCGCGGTGATCGCGTTCTTCAAGTGGGACCGCCGGCGGCGCGAGCGGAAGGCGTTACGGAAGACCAGGCCGCACCGAGTACCCGAAACCCAAGACCAAGAACCCGAAACCCAGAACTGA